From Periophthalmus magnuspinnatus isolate fPerMag1 chromosome 6, fPerMag1.2.pri, whole genome shotgun sequence:
gggactgaaccggggactgaaccggggactgaaccggggactgaaccggggactgaaccggggactgaaccggggactgaaccggggactgaaccggggactgaaccggggactgaaccggggactgaaccggggactgaaccggggactgaaccgagtgaatcagtgtttcagttttgttcagttaaaacctggaacattcttcctgaagatgtgagacaggtctcgactttgacaatgtttaaatccaggctcagactgttctgtttatctgctgtgactgaaagggttttattctgctcttTTAGTGTATGaaatttatgatgatgatttatgttttgatttgttgtattgtcttatctacaaataaaaataaatttgctttTCAGAGGAGCTAACTCCCCTTGTTCTGGCAACACAAAAGCAGTTTAACTTCACTCACATTTGTGCTGGTGCGTCTGCGTTTGGAAAGGTATTTTACTGCATtaattaaagtgtttgtttgtttgtatttatacttattttaaaatgctgttttggTCAGAATCTCTTGCCCAGAGTAGCAGCCAAGTTGGATGTGGCCCCAATTTCAGATATAATTGAGATCAAGACTCCAGACACTTTTGTCAGAACGATCTATGCAGGTACTTTACTTAACGGCTGTGAAGGATGCACATGAGCAGATGTTTGCATAATATGTAGAATTTGACAGTGCTGTGTGTCCATTGCTTTTGTAAGTTTGTTTCTCTTCTATTTAAAGGAAATGCTGTCAGTACTGTGAAGTGTAATGATCCAGTCAAGGTGTTCACTGTGAGAGGGACGTCATTTGAAGCCGCAGCGACTGACGGGGGCAGCGCTGCATCTGAAACAGGTATTCATCTTTTAAAGCTGCGTCTGAACTTTTCAAAGGATTGAAATTCATGTGTGAAATGGCAGGTTCCCACTCTTGCCAGTAGAGGGCGATACAAACGCTTTTCCATTTTTTCTctgcactgaaaaatgtgtgtttttgctgtaataCTACTAACgttttatcttaaaaaaaagtattttgaaagaaaaataaaattattacccTAACAGATTCACCCCATTAGTGGAACATTATAGACCTAGAGTTAAATCAGACATATTCtgtaaatggacttttcagtttttaactatgatatagttgtttccctctcaccatttactcacctgaagtgtctggagtgattcatgtttcagtaatttttaatcaattactttcaagacgccattttgtcaatctACCCCTGTTTAACCCccgctgtgacacgccccctgtggcACGCCCCCCTGTGACACtcccacctgtgacacgccccctgtgacacgccccctgtgacacgccccctgtgacacgccccctgtgacactcCCACCTGTGGCACGCCCCCTGTggcacgccccctgtgacacgccccctgtggcACGCCCCCTGTggcacgccccctgtgacacgccccctgtggcacgccccctgtgacacgccccctgtgacacgccccctgtgacacgccccctgtggcatgccccctgtgacacgccccctgtgacacgcccccctgtggcacgcccccctgtggcacgccccctgtgacacgccccctgtggcACGCCCCCTGTGGCACGCCCTCTGCGATGTCCACAcgtccttctccagttttattttctaaatccttgatactcgtaggattcgtcAGTGTTGTGtcgttattttggtacaaatgaaaaaaatgctctgctctagtgtgatgtgcatctgtccgtagggggcgctacagcatgcgGTGCTTTATTgagatgatgtttatggcgacATCAGCTATTATTGGACACCAGAATTTTCTAACtcagaagtcagcggacttgttttagtggttttagatgaatattgtcattttaaaatgtgtaaattataacaaaatgatccacaaagATGAGAACCATCGAGACACAAGTTCAGTAGGactaattaaaatgattaatgtGGTAAAGACTTTCTCATGTCTCAGTGGCGACCGCTCCAGCTGTGGGCGTTTCAGAGTGGCTTGAGCAGAATCTGACCAAGAGCGATCGTCCAGAGCTGACCAGTGCGAAGGTGGTCGTTTCTGGAGGTGGGTTTtggactaaatacttttttagattttttaaatgaaatatttctgGTGACTGTTTGGTGTCTGTTCTAGGCAGAGGACTGAAGAGTGGGGAAAACTTTAAACTGCTTTATGATCTTGCTGACAAGTTGAATGCTGCAGGTTGGTTATGGCacactgtttttttaatgtgaataaaattataaaatcattattattttttttctttgtagttgGTGCCTCCAGAGCTGCTGTAGATGCCGGATATGTGCCTAATGACATGCAAGTCGGACAAACTGGAAAAATTGTTGCACCGGTATAAAATTCACTATTTAACAGAACAGCATCAGGACGGTTTGTGACTGTTCTTTATACCACAGTGAgaacaggctctgtgcacattagcacgctagctagctcactgtgtctcaaagcaaACAGCCGCTTTAcgaaataaacaacctattcaaattaattaaaataaagaatacccagttatttttatatgcagaatagttcagtttgtgttgtttatttattatagctcaaaaattagcattagcattagcattgggacacacagaagtgtctctggtgaagtgttcattttatttgtgtagtgtttaacatgtgacatccatctgcagctcctgtccactgtctgaccctaaccccctgaccCCCTGACCTCCTGACCTCTGAtccctgacccacctgcagctcctgtccactgtctgaccctgaccccctgacctctgatccctgacccacctgcagctcctgtccactgtctgaccctaaccccctgacctcCTGACCTCTGAtccctgacccacctgcagctcctgtccactgtctgatctttaaacatttattacttttattgtgACTTGTTAAAAACCTCATAGATAAAACTGGTCAGGacgtagagggcgctgttgtgcgCAGAGCCTATTCCATTGGTAACTGTCATACGTTAATACTTCATGATGCACAAGTAGTTCCGGCATCagttaaatcacattctgtaTCACTGCTCTGTGGCCATCATTGTGACAtcatcatgacatcatcatcacatCTGGTAAACCAACGCTCCACTGGGATGTAGGGACGAGCGTcatttaaaatgttgaaataacTCATTTTAGACATTTACAAAAGTGACCAGGCTTTTCACAGGTGACACATTTCAGTTTGTTGCCGTGGTGACGGCGCATTAAATGCCGTGTGTTGTCATCGTGTCATGTTTTACTTGTGCTGTTCATTGACGTAAGCTAACGGGAAAGACGTTTTATTAACAAGGGTGTTCCATCATTTTGAAGTAGTTTTTGTTCGTTTGTGCGTGTTGTGcgatggagttgtgttgttgtgcgatggagttgtgttgttgtgcgatggagttgtgttgttgtgcgatggagttgtgttgttgtgcgatggagttgtgttgttgtgcgatggagttgtgttgttgtgcgatggagttgtgttgttgtgcgatggagttgtgttgttgtgcgatggagttgtgttgtttgtgtgaagCTCAGTCTCTTCACGTTCACAGGAGCTGTACATCGCTGTGGGGATTTCAGGAGCTATTCAACACCTCGCTGGAATGAAAGACAGCAAGGTATCAAATCTAACACATTTGAATCTCTCCATTTTAGATCAAGGTCAAATATACAGCTTTATTTTATCAAAGTAAGAGCtgatttttaatgtaaaatgtgaagttttttagtgtttttgatga
This genomic window contains:
- the etfa gene encoding electron transfer flavoprotein subunit alpha, mitochondrial; its protein translation is MHKAVSRTNLRLLTSLIQRFQSTLVVAEHNNEKLTPITLNAITAAGKLGGEVSCLVAGTDCAKVAEELSKVQGVKKVLVAQHDCYKGGLPEELTPLVLATQKQFNFTHICAGASAFGKNLLPRVAAKLDVAPISDIIEIKTPDTFVRTIYAGNAVSTVKCNDPVKVFTVRGTSFEAAATDGGSAASETVATAPAVGVSEWLEQNLTKSDRPELTSAKVVVSGGRGLKSGENFKLLYDLADKLNAAVGASRAAVDAGYVPNDMQVGQTGKIVAPELYIAVGISGAIQHLAGMKDSKTIVAINKDPEAPIFQVADYGLVADLFKAVPEMTEALK